In Luteitalea sp. TBR-22, one genomic interval encodes:
- a CDS encoding DUF4398 domain-containing protein, protein MFDRPGTGRPVLRALAAALALGTVAACAAPPQKEMDQAEGAIATARAAGAPQYATAEFSAAEDALRRSHEAVGQRDYRQALNQALDARERAQNAAREAADKKAVARGQAERALTEAELALATAQQRLGSAVAAGPTTGRRAVSTTAAFKTLQETIAAGEKGLQEARSQVQAQRFADALALAAPLTERIRAATRTFDEERAAAPAARGGRHGR, encoded by the coding sequence ATGTTCGATCGTCCGGGCACGGGCCGACCCGTGCTGCGCGCCCTCGCCGCGGCGCTCGCTCTGGGGACCGTCGCCGCCTGCGCGGCGCCGCCGCAAAAGGAAATGGATCAAGCCGAAGGCGCCATCGCCACGGCGCGTGCCGCCGGCGCCCCGCAATACGCGACGGCGGAGTTCAGCGCCGCCGAGGACGCCCTGCGGCGTTCCCACGAGGCGGTCGGCCAGCGCGACTACCGTCAGGCCCTCAACCAGGCCCTCGACGCGCGCGAGCGGGCCCAGAATGCGGCCCGCGAGGCGGCAGACAAGAAGGCCGTCGCCCGCGGGCAGGCCGAGCGCGCCCTCACCGAAGCCGAACTCGCGCTTGCCACCGCCCAGCAGCGCCTCGGCTCCGCCGTCGCCGCCGGCCCGACCACCGGTCGGCGTGCCGTGTCGACCACCGCCGCGTTCAAGACCCTGCAGGAGACGATTGCCGCCGGCGAGAAAGGTCTGCAAGAAGCGCGCTCGCAGGTGCAAGCCCAGCGCTTTGCCGACGCCCTGGCGCTGGCCGCCCCCCTCACCGAGCGGATTCGGGCCGCAACCCGCACCTTCGACGAGGAGCGCGCGGCGGCGCCGGCGGCCCGAGGCGGCCGCCACGGGCGCTGA